Part of the Halodesulfurarchaeum formicicum genome is shown below.
GGACGTCGACCGATTGAGCTGTGATACGACTTCGAGCGTCCGAACCGGCTCTCGATAGGGGGGTCATCCGGGCCGCCGCGAACGTGCCCAAAAGACAAACCACCCGACGGCGTCGGGATGGGTGTCAGGCGCTTTCGAAATGGTTTTAATCCGAACTGTCGAAGGGATTCCACAGAGCGCGTATAAAGCGCGAATACGATCATGAGCGACAAACCACACCAGAACTTGGCCATCATCGGCCACGTGGACCACGGGAAGAGTACGCTCGTGGGCCGACTCCTCTTCGAAACGGGGAGCGTTCCCGAGCACGTCATCGAACAGCACCGAGAAGAAGCCGAAGAGAAGGGCAAGGGCGGATTCGAGTTCGCCTACGTCATGGACAACCTCGCCGAGGAGCGTGAGCGTGGGGTCACCATCGACATCGCCCACCAGGAGTTCGAGACGGACACATACAACTACACCATCGTCGACACGCCGGGTCACCGTGACTTCGTGAAGAACATGATCACGGGGGCCTCCCAGGCTGACAACGCCGTTCTCGTCGTCGCGGCGGACGACGGCGTCCAGCCGCAGACCCAGGAACACGTCTTCCTGGCTCGCACCCTCGGTATCGAGGAACTCATCATCGGCGTCAACAAGATGGACCTCGTCGACTACGAGCAGAACACCTACGACGAGACCGTCGAGGAAGTCAAGGGACTGCTCAAGCAGGTCCAGTTCGACTCGGACAACGCGAGTTTCATCCCGATCTCGGCCTTCGAGGGCGACAACATCTCCGAACACTCGGAGAACACGCCGTGGTACGACGGCGAGACCATCCTCGAGGCACTCAACGGCCTGCCCGAGCCCTCGCCGCCGACGGACGCGCCGCTCCGCCTGCCGATCCAGGACGTCTACACCATCTCCGGCATCGGGACGGTCCCGGTCGGCCGCGTCGAGACCGGTACCATGCACCCCGGTGACATGGTCTCCTTCCAGCCCTCCGACGTCGGTGGGGAGGTCAAGACCATCGAGATGCACCACGAGGAAGTCGACATGGCCGGCCCCGGTGACAACGTCGGGTTCAACGTCCGTGGCATCGGCAAGGACGACATCCGCCGCGGTGACGTCCTCGGTCCCGCCGACGATCCGCCCACGGTCGCCGAGACCTTCACGGCCCAGATCGTCGTGATGCAGCATCCGAGTGTCATCACTGCCGGCTACACCCCGGTCTTCCACGCGCACACGGCGCAGGTCG
Proteins encoded:
- the tuf gene encoding translation elongation factor EF-1 subunit alpha, whose amino-acid sequence is MSDKPHQNLAIIGHVDHGKSTLVGRLLFETGSVPEHVIEQHREEAEEKGKGGFEFAYVMDNLAEERERGVTIDIAHQEFETDTYNYTIVDTPGHRDFVKNMITGASQADNAVLVVAADDGVQPQTQEHVFLARTLGIEELIIGVNKMDLVDYEQNTYDETVEEVKGLLKQVQFDSDNASFIPISAFEGDNISEHSENTPWYDGETILEALNGLPEPSPPTDAPLRLPIQDVYTISGIGTVPVGRVETGTMHPGDMVSFQPSDVGGEVKTIEMHHEEVDMAGPGDNVGFNVRGIGKDDIRRGDVLGPADDPPTVAETFTAQIVVMQHPSVITAGYTPVFHAHTAQVACTIEEINKKIDPSSGQVEEENPDFIQSGDAAVVTVRPQKPFSIEPSSEIPELGSFAVRDMGQTIAAGKVLSVTESE